From Chlamydiifrater volucris, one genomic window encodes:
- a CDS encoding DUF2608 domain-containing protein: MRVLLSVLFGLIVAHTPFSHVEAVTSKLNDISLIEKYVGEGTLLCWSVENVLCSPASMIASIQRVSSNRSGGVACELPQEEVDRRAIAEWIAVNNLCDHSIVHPSVTNTLIALSLKKVDMLGISVADLTSATSVLDALDKNEVSLGRSGVRFPNIFIRNPDHREECMHSILLEENVLFTGSLAENTTVGRAFSLFLNSLNTKPSRVIYIDGNADNILSMEEVCEAAKIYFIGVSFRASERKFRGYDNVIADLQKTLLLDQLSDTFFTNILSGLQSKAESTAPKSYSEILRDF; this comes from the coding sequence ATGAGAGTGTTGTTGTCTGTACTTTTTGGTTTGATCGTTGCTCACACGCCGTTCAGTCACGTCGAGGCTGTCACCAGCAAATTAAACGATATCTCTTTAATAGAGAAGTATGTTGGAGAAGGCACTCTCTTGTGCTGGTCTGTAGAGAATGTTCTGTGCTCGCCAGCATCAATGATTGCTAGCATACAAAGAGTCTCTAGCAATCGATCTGGAGGAGTTGCTTGTGAGCTCCCCCAGGAGGAAGTTGACAGACGAGCCATTGCCGAATGGATCGCAGTCAATAATTTATGCGATCATTCCATTGTGCATCCTTCAGTAACCAATACCCTGATCGCGTTATCTCTAAAAAAGGTAGATATGTTAGGAATTTCTGTTGCTGACCTTACCTCGGCAACGTCAGTATTGGATGCTTTGGACAAGAACGAGGTGTCTCTGGGAAGGTCGGGAGTTAGATTTCCGAATATCTTTATCAGAAACCCCGATCACAGGGAGGAGTGCATGCACTCCATCCTGTTAGAAGAAAATGTCTTGTTCACGGGAAGTCTAGCAGAGAATACTACGGTGGGAAGAGCCTTTTCTCTATTTCTGAATTCTCTTAATACTAAACCGTCTCGAGTAATCTATATCGATGGAAACGCGGATAATATCTTGTCCATGGAGGAAGTTTGTGAGGCAGCAAAAATTTACTTCATAGGCGTGTCCTTCAGAGCTTCGGAGCGAAAGTTCAGGGGTTACGACAATGTTATCGCCGATCTACAGAAGACGCTGCTACTAGACCAACTCTCCGACACTTTTTTCACCAATATTCTGTCAGGTTTACAGTCAAAAGCTGAATCTACAGCACCCAAGTCATACTCAGAGATCCTACGAGATTTCTAA